Proteins co-encoded in one Pseudobdellovibrionaceae bacterium genomic window:
- the ppk1 gene encoding polyphosphate kinase 1: MSEERSKNRPKTPKKPRKRRLEVEHPLSSESEFTNREIGWLNFNRRVLHEAEDARTPLFERLRFLGICHSNLDEFFMKRVGRLKRQLAMGLMSKSADGKTPLQQMKVIRGLALQMVADQASIYAKQILPDLKKVGVHVLKWKDLTTVEKEWLAKYYAKNVFPVLTPLSVDPGHPFPFISNLSTSLGVTLRHPERDEQFFARVKIPQVLPQWVRIDPEFSKDIRFISLLDLIRENLSGLFPAMQVTSVMPFRLTRNADISRDEEDAEDLLELIEEELRLRRFAEVVRIEHGPNPDPWMLKFLMEELDLNADDVYEAPEELDFTGFSALLDLNLSEHKFSLWNPLVPAAFHEEEPNAFFKLLRNGDQLVHHPYESFAATVEKFIRIAVDDPKVLAIKMTLYRTGDNSPFIKSLIRAAESGKQVVCLVELKARFDEERNIYWAQELENAGVHVVYGIVGLKTHAKTALVVRQEADGLKCYAHFGTGNYNVQTSRLYTDLGLFTANDELTAELVEFFHYLTGRSLKSDYKHLLIAPVNMFNRFKFLIEREAQVAKDGKPALIFAKMNNMEEIDIGLSLYKASQAGVDVRLVVRGFCSLRPGIPGVSDRIQVMSVIGRFLEHSRVFYFRNGAADPVDGEFYLGSADWMYRNLHARVECVVPVLDRSLKERLWELVQLHLKDQRQTWDMDATGDYKQRSGADLGLHQTLMTMAKQRATLPEEDAGS; the protein is encoded by the coding sequence ATGTCCGAAGAACGATCGAAAAACCGCCCCAAGACCCCGAAAAAGCCGCGGAAACGCCGGCTCGAGGTCGAACATCCTCTGTCTTCCGAATCCGAGTTCACGAACCGGGAGATCGGCTGGCTGAATTTCAATCGCCGCGTGCTTCACGAGGCGGAGGATGCGCGGACGCCGCTCTTTGAGCGTCTGCGGTTTTTGGGGATCTGCCATTCGAATCTAGATGAGTTTTTCATGAAGCGGGTCGGGCGGCTGAAGCGGCAGCTCGCGATGGGGCTGATGTCGAAATCGGCCGACGGGAAAACCCCCCTTCAGCAGATGAAAGTCATCCGCGGCCTCGCGTTACAGATGGTGGCGGATCAGGCATCGATTTACGCGAAACAGATCCTGCCCGACCTGAAGAAGGTCGGCGTGCACGTGCTGAAATGGAAGGATCTTACGACCGTCGAAAAGGAATGGCTCGCGAAATACTACGCGAAGAACGTCTTCCCGGTTTTGACGCCGCTGTCGGTGGACCCCGGGCATCCGTTCCCGTTCATTTCGAATCTGTCGACATCGCTGGGCGTGACCTTGCGCCACCCCGAACGGGACGAGCAATTTTTCGCGCGCGTGAAGATCCCGCAGGTTCTGCCGCAGTGGGTGCGTATCGATCCCGAGTTTTCGAAAGACATTCGATTCATCAGCTTGCTGGATTTGATTCGCGAAAACTTGTCGGGTCTTTTTCCCGCGATGCAGGTGACCTCGGTGATGCCGTTCCGTTTGACCCGTAACGCCGACATCTCGCGCGACGAAGAGGACGCGGAAGACTTGCTCGAGTTGATCGAAGAGGAGCTGCGTCTGCGCCGCTTTGCGGAGGTCGTGCGCATCGAACATGGGCCGAATCCGGACCCCTGGATGTTGAAATTCCTGATGGAAGAGCTCGATCTGAACGCCGACGACGTTTACGAGGCGCCGGAAGAACTCGACTTCACGGGTTTCTCGGCGCTTTTGGATCTGAACCTGTCCGAGCACAAGTTTTCCCTTTGGAATCCCTTGGTGCCGGCGGCTTTCCACGAGGAAGAGCCGAACGCGTTCTTCAAACTTTTGCGCAATGGTGATCAGCTCGTGCATCACCCTTACGAGAGCTTCGCCGCGACCGTCGAGAAATTCATCCGTATCGCCGTCGACGATCCCAAGGTGCTCGCGATCAAGATGACGCTTTACCGGACGGGCGACAACAGCCCCTTCATCAAGTCCCTGATCCGCGCGGCGGAAAGCGGCAAACAGGTCGTCTGTTTGGTCGAGTTGAAGGCCCGTTTCGATGAAGAGCGCAACATCTATTGGGCGCAAGAGCTCGAGAACGCGGGTGTGCACGTCGTCTACGGAATCGTGGGTTTGAAGACGCACGCGAAGACCGCGCTCGTCGTCCGTCAAGAGGCGGACGGTCTGAAGTGTTACGCGCATTTCGGCACGGGGAACTACAATGTGCAGACCTCGCGTTTGTACACGGACTTGGGACTGTTCACCGCCAACGACGAGTTGACCGCGGAGCTCGTCGAGTTCTTCCATTACTTGACGGGCCGTTCGTTGAAGAGCGACTACAAACATCTTTTGATCGCGCCCGTGAATATGTTCAATCGCTTCAAATTTTTGATCGAACGGGAAGCGCAAGTCGCGAAGGACGGAAAGCCCGCCCTGATCTTCGCGAAGATGAACAACATGGAAGAGATCGACATCGGCCTTTCGCTGTACAAAGCGAGCCAGGCGGGAGTCGACGTGCGGCTGGTCGTGCGCGGCTTCTGTTCGTTGCGGCCGGGGATTCCGGGCGTGAGCGACCGTATTCAAGTCATGTCGGTCATCGGCCGCTTCCTGGAGCATTCGCGCGTCTTCTACTTCCGTAATGGCGCGGCCGATCCGGTGGACGGCGAATTCTACTTAGGTTCCGCGGATTGGATGTACCGCAATCTGCACGCGCGCGTGGAGTGCGTCGTGCCGGTTTTGGATCGCTCCTTGAAAGAGCGTCTGTGGGAGCTCGTGCAGCTGCATTTGAAAGATCAGCGGCAGACCTGGGACATGGACGCCACGGGCGATTACAAGCAGCGCTCGGGCGCCGATTTGGGCCTACACCAGACCTTGATGACAATGGCCAAGCAACGTGCCACGCTGCCCGAAGAAGACGCGGGAAGCTAA
- a CDS encoding PilZ domain-containing protein yields MVGSLAKYVARSPRYILQPDDNTLIRLAGPQQTPWEEGTEIRNISLTGLAFTAPLDLAPIVGEVIKIQFAPPQKNEMACYGLVTRMENLRSGSVLVAIKFLKLDFPQRLYLAHALSLRLREQQERERHVELNFRWREKLPQMILAWFLLGLWMITLWAWMSGFLSFAANQAAR; encoded by the coding sequence ATGGTCGGCTCATTGGCGAAGTATGTGGCAAGAAGCCCCCGCTATATTTTACAACCGGATGACAACACGTTGATCCGTCTTGCGGGCCCGCAACAGACGCCTTGGGAAGAGGGCACCGAGATCCGCAATATCTCGCTGACCGGCCTGGCGTTCACCGCGCCCCTTGATCTTGCGCCCATCGTCGGCGAGGTCATCAAAATCCAGTTCGCGCCGCCGCAAAAGAACGAGATGGCCTGCTACGGCTTGGTCACACGCATGGAAAACCTGCGGTCCGGCTCGGTGCTCGTCGCGATCAAATTTCTGAAACTCGATTTCCCCCAACGCCTTTACCTGGCGCACGCCTTGTCCCTACGACTCCGTGAGCAGCAAGAGCGCGAACGTCACGTCGAGCTCAACTTCCGGTGGCGCGAGAAGCTTCCGCAAATGATCCTTGCGTGGTTCTTGTTGGGACTCTGGATGATCACGCTGTGGGCGTGGATGTCGGGCTTCCTGTCCTTCGCCGCGAATCAGGCCGCTCGGTAG
- a CDS encoding dicarboxylate/amino acid:cation symporter: MSKDNSNELNTEATELKPSHGSGRPILIGLIAGIVLGLILQNAVDVESRNWIVKNLLNPVGIAFLRSLFMIVVPLVFTSLMTGVAQLGSTEKLGRLGGRIVAFYIATTIVAILIGQAVIMIARPGDGVPRDVVVAAQEQFGDQINAFKKSGEEQKQALWPGLVESVIPKNIIEAMAGGEMLAIIFVALLSGIALMTLPKEKADLILGPADTVFEACIVVVGWIMKLAPFAVAALVAAAISFFGIGLMKNVLLYMLVVILGYGLHLFGTFGLVSKYLLRVPVKEFIKRMMPVMVTAFSTSSSNAAIPTIIRTLDKSFGVPEKITSFSIPLGATVNQNGSALFEVVAALFIAQVYGIHLGVADQLTLILLVLLTSIGVSGIPGGSIPLLMTAMATVGIPPEGIALILGVDRILDMGRSVLNAVGDALGAMYLARVEGATLLTDLPIEVEKK, translated from the coding sequence ATGTCCAAAGACAATTCGAACGAACTGAATACGGAAGCGACAGAGTTGAAACCCTCTCATGGCAGCGGCCGTCCCATTTTAATCGGGTTGATCGCGGGGATCGTTTTGGGACTGATCCTGCAGAACGCCGTCGACGTCGAATCGCGCAACTGGATCGTCAAAAACCTCCTCAACCCCGTCGGCATCGCGTTTTTGCGTTCACTGTTCATGATCGTCGTGCCGCTCGTTTTCACCTCGCTCATGACCGGCGTCGCGCAGCTGGGCTCCACGGAAAAATTGGGGCGTCTGGGCGGACGTATCGTCGCCTTCTACATCGCGACCACCATCGTCGCGATCTTGATCGGTCAAGCGGTGATCATGATCGCGCGGCCGGGCGACGGCGTGCCACGCGACGTGGTCGTCGCCGCGCAGGAACAGTTCGGTGACCAGATCAATGCTTTCAAGAAAAGCGGCGAAGAGCAAAAACAGGCGCTCTGGCCCGGCCTCGTGGAAAGCGTCATCCCCAAAAACATCATCGAGGCCATGGCCGGCGGCGAAATGCTGGCGATCATCTTCGTCGCGCTTCTTTCGGGTATCGCGCTCATGACGTTACCGAAAGAAAAAGCCGATCTGATTCTGGGCCCGGCGGACACGGTCTTCGAGGCCTGCATCGTCGTCGTGGGCTGGATCATGAAGCTCGCGCCCTTCGCGGTGGCGGCCCTCGTCGCCGCAGCGATCAGCTTCTTCGGGATCGGCCTCATGAAGAACGTGCTGCTCTACATGCTGGTCGTGATTCTGGGTTACGGCCTGCACCTGTTCGGAACCTTCGGTCTTGTTTCGAAGTACCTGCTGCGCGTGCCCGTGAAAGAGTTCATCAAGCGCATGATGCCCGTCATGGTGACCGCGTTCTCGACCAGCTCGTCGAACGCCGCCATCCCGACCATCATCCGGACCTTGGACAAGTCCTTCGGGGTGCCGGAAAAGATCACGAGCTTCTCGATCCCGCTGGGCGCGACCGTGAACCAGAACGGCTCGGCGCTCTTCGAAGTGGTCGCGGCGCTTTTCATCGCCCAGGTCTACGGAATCCACTTGGGCGTCGCCGACCAACTGACCTTGATCCTGCTCGTCCTGCTGACGTCGATCGGGGTCTCGGGGATTCCCGGGGGCTCGATTCCCCTACTCATGACCGCCATGGCGACCGTAGGTATTCCGCCGGAGGGCATCGCCCTGATCCTCGGTGTGGATCGCATCCTCGACATGGGCCGATCGGTGCTGAATGCCGTGGGTGACGCTCTCGGTGCGATGTACCTCGCCCGCGTGGAAGGGGCGACGCTGTTGACGGATCTGCCCATCGAGGTCGAGAAAAAGTAA
- a CDS encoding PilZ domain-containing protein, whose product MSATRFATRENTSIEIYGKSTLIPATLKNLSSTGACLEAKDLTARLQEGDLVCVTVYLSQLKKSHRISAEVIWHTSGRTGVNFLNSDELVEKFMERTSKGA is encoded by the coding sequence ATGTCAGCCACGCGCTTCGCGACTCGGGAAAATACTTCGATTGAGATCTACGGCAAAAGCACGCTGATCCCCGCGACCCTGAAAAATCTGTCGTCGACGGGGGCTTGCCTGGAGGCGAAGGATCTGACCGCCCGCTTGCAAGAGGGCGATCTGGTCTGCGTGACCGTTTACCTGTCGCAGCTGAAGAAGAGCCATCGCATCAGTGCGGAAGTCATCTGGCACACTTCGGGACGCACGGGCGTCAATTTCCTGAACTCCGACGAGCTCGTAGAAAAATTCATGGAACGCACCAGTAAAGGCGCTTGA
- a CDS encoding histidine phosphatase family protein, whose product MKLILFRHGLAMERDDSFALKLDDSMRPLVEKGKDRTRKMAKALKPILGDVSVLATSPLLRAVQTSEILTGVMRFEQSFEVTELVPEAPPQAFARWLQTSVPRATSVVAVGHEPQLSVFASWCLAGANESFIDLKKSGAICLEVESFDSLAPGLAELKWVLSPKVFG is encoded by the coding sequence TTGAAGTTGATCCTATTTCGTCACGGTTTGGCGATGGAGCGCGACGATTCTTTCGCGCTGAAGCTCGACGACTCCATGCGGCCCTTGGTGGAAAAAGGGAAAGACCGCACCCGTAAAATGGCGAAGGCGCTGAAGCCCATCTTGGGCGATGTTAGCGTGCTGGCGACTTCGCCCCTTCTGCGCGCGGTGCAAACCTCGGAAATTCTGACCGGCGTGATGAGATTCGAGCAGAGCTTCGAAGTCACCGAGCTCGTCCCCGAGGCGCCACCCCAAGCGTTCGCGCGTTGGTTGCAGACGTCCGTGCCGCGCGCGACCTCGGTCGTGGCGGTCGGTCACGAGCCGCAGCTCAGTGTCTTCGCGAGTTGGTGTCTGGCCGGCGCGAACGAGAGCTTCATCGATCTGAAGAAAAGTGGCGCGATCTGTTTGGAAGTGGAAAGTTTCGATTCGTTGGCGCCCGGATTGGCGGAGCTGAAGTGGGTTCTCAGTCCGAAGGTTTTCGGCTGA